The Clostridioides sp. ES-S-0010-02 genome window below encodes:
- a CDS encoding AI-2E family transporter, with product MIIISKENVKYYLMVVFIGILFFKFINTPADFISSIEGLLSFFSPFLLAILLALLLNPLVMLFEIKFKTHRLLSIFLSYILIGIILAFGIRLLIPSIANTLNRLINEMPIYSDYIDNFIEKNMSNIDFLKALIPHIQHSLDNALKEASNFISRIPKNLLIYTLSISSMLFSMVMGFILSIYIIYDKEKIALGFKRLLYSSTARNKADDIIEFFRTTHDIFYDYLIGRILDSLIIGIIAFIGFQFIIRIENALFLASIIFLANIIPYLGPFIGAIPPVAMTILYSPQKTIWVIVFIFILQQLDGNFIEPKVMGNQVGIGAIWIISAILIGQSLFGFIGVFLSVPVAAVVKTSIDKYIDKRLQ from the coding sequence GTGATTATTATTTCAAAAGAAAATGTAAAATATTATTTAATGGTCGTGTTTATTGGAATTTTATTTTTTAAGTTTATTAATACTCCAGCAGATTTTATATCTAGCATTGAAGGATTATTAAGTTTTTTTAGTCCATTTTTACTAGCTATTTTACTCGCTTTGCTTTTAAATCCTCTTGTAATGCTTTTTGAAATAAAATTTAAAACACATAGGCTTTTATCCATTTTTTTATCTTATATATTGATAGGTATTATTTTAGCTTTTGGTATTAGATTACTAATTCCTTCAATAGCCAATACATTAAATAGATTAATAAATGAAATGCCTATCTACAGTGATTATATAGATAATTTTATAGAAAAAAATATGTCAAACATAGATTTTTTAAAAGCTCTAATTCCTCATATACAACACAGCTTAGATAATGCATTAAAAGAAGCTAGTAATTTTATTAGTAGAATTCCTAAAAACCTTTTAATCTATACACTTAGCATATCATCTATGCTATTTAGTATGGTAATGGGCTTTATATTATCTATATATATTATATATGATAAGGAAAAAATTGCATTAGGATTTAAAAGATTGCTATATTCTTCTACTGCTAGAAACAAAGCTGATGACATTATAGAATTTTTTAGAACTACTCATGATATTTTTTATGATTATTTAATTGGTAGAATTTTAGACTCTCTCATTATTGGTATAATTGCATTTATAGGATTTCAATTTATCATTCGAATAGAAAATGCTTTATTTTTAGCTTCAATAATATTTTTAGCAAATATAATACCTTATCTAGGGCCATTTATTGGAGCTATACCTCCAGTAGCTATGACAATTTTATACAGCCCACAAAAAACCATATGGGTTATAGTATTTATATTTATATTACAACAACTAGATGGAAATTTCATAGAGCCAAAGGTTATGGGCAATCAAGTTGGAATAGGAGCTATATGGATAATTTCTGCGATTTTAATAGGACAGTCTCTTTTTGGATTTATAGGTGTTTTTCTTTCAGTACCTGTAGCTGCTGTTGTAAAAACTTCTATTGACAAATATATTGACAAGAGATTGCAATAA